One Dermacentor andersoni chromosome 6, qqDerAnde1_hic_scaffold, whole genome shotgun sequence genomic window carries:
- the LOC140218994 gene encoding uncharacterized protein yields the protein MEGSSRAAKAADVGRGTPCSALPKDYRVILPPLPTGEGQRRAVVFHCDVTGRPYRIDDFRKPLKDAGVIQQVGGIGAYQMSHVWLLNMKTDEAKQTLLDAGPLLVKNRPCLVIDPARQELRIKLHWVAFDVTSETIRRAFREYGEIKEVISDRWKAEDFEGAESTTRLVRLLLRDGVTPDRIPHQMRLGSGTALVVVPGRAPLCLRCHNTGHIRRECRVPRCAACRAFGHEQANCTRSYARVASVGGEADRSEMLMDEEEAESVAGMVASISDAAAVAASTSSAGSQENKAADARAADATLEDASTGKYEEGSAERPSETHSLGKQLPLSASGSGEKTAELKTAVSEVVATLEDSDSTDEAAMDAEATPTKRRLGKASTASQDTRLRATERRGTEPGTKKPRVATSHQRSASLTRGGGKSTP from the coding sequence ATGGAGGGCTCCTCGAGAGCTGCGAAAGCGGCCGACGTTGGCCGTGGTACCCCGTGTTCTGCGTTGCCCAAGGATTACCGTGTCATCTTGCCTCCGTTACCAACAGGTGAAGGACAAAGGCGCGCAGTTGTATTCCACTGCGACGTCACTGGACGGCCTTATAGAATCGACGACTTCCGGAAGCCCTTGAAGGATGCTGGAGTAATTCAGCAAGTAGGTGGAATTGGCGCCTACCAAATGTCGCACGTGTGGCTGCTGAACATGAAGACAGATGAGGCAAAGCAGACGCTGCTAGACGCCGGACCACTACTGGTGAAGAACCGGCCATGCCTCGTCATTGATCCAGCGAGGCAAGAACTCAGGATTAAGCTACATTGGGTCGCGTTCGACGTCACCTCTGAGACCATTCGACGAGCCTTCCGAGAGTATGGCGAGATAAAGGAAGTCATCAGTGATCGGTGGAAGGCCGAGGACTTTGAGGGCGCCGAGTCAACGACTCGTCTGGTGCGTCTTCTGCTGCGTGATGGTGTCACACCAGACCGCATCCCACATCAGATGCGTCTTGGTAGCGGCACTGCGCTAGTGGTTGTGCCTGGACGTGCCCCGTTATGCCTTCGTTGTCACAACACTGGACACATACGACGTGAATGCCGAGTGCCCAGGTGTGCTGCCTGCCGAGCGTTCGGGCATGAGCAGGCTAATTGTACTCGCTCGTACGCCAGAGTTGCAAGCGTAGGCGGTGAAGCAGACCGGAGCGAGATGCTCATGGACGAAGAGGAAGCGGAGAGCGTGGCTGGGATGGTGGCGTCTATCAGCGACGCGGCCGCAGTGGCGGCGTCCACCAGCTCAGCAGGTTCGCAAGAGAACAAGGCTGCAGACGCTCGGGCAGCAGACGCCACTCTGGAAGACGCTTCGACAGGAAAGTACGAAGAAGGTTCGGCAGAGCGCCCTTCTGAAACCCACTCTTTAGGAAAGCAGCTGCCACTAAGTGCGTCCGGGAGTGGTGAGAAAACAGCTGAACTCAAGACCGCAGTAAGCGAGGTCGTTGCGACGCTCGAAGACAGTGATTCGACGGATGAGGCTGCGATGGACGCCGAGGCAACACCtacgaagcgccgtctcggcaaAGCAAGCACGGCTTCTCAAGACACCCGGCTACGAGCAACGGAGAGGCGTGGGACCGAGCCTGGAACCAAAAAGCCTCGGGTGGCCACCAGCCATCAGCGGTCGGCGTCGCTTACACGCGGCGGCGGCAAGTCGACGCCCTGA